A segment of the Cohnella algarum genome:
CAGGCGGAGCAAACCGTCCGCCCCGACCATCACCGGAGCGCGCCGGACGCCGCCCGGTCCTTGGCCGGAGCGCTCGCGGTCCAGCAGCAGCTTCCCGCTTTCGCGATCGTAGAGAACGACCGTCTCTTCTCCGGCCGCCGGGTCGACGCGAAGCTTGACTCCCGCGCTTTTCGTCTGCCCGACGTCCAGCAGCAGTTCCAGCTCGAAGCAGTCGCCCGAAATGCCGGGCAGCTCGGTTTCGCCCTCGACCGTCACCCTCTCGCGGACAGTAGGAGAAGAACGCAGGGCGGACAGCTCGGGAACAGGAACCGTAAGCAGCCGCCCGCGCTCGTAACGAAGCTCGCGGGGAAGCGTCATGGCCCCCGCCCATTGCCTCCGCTGTTCCGGCATCTCGCTTTCCCACATCGCCATCCAGGCGATCATGATTCGGCGGCCCTTCCCGTCGAGAAGCGTCTGCGGCGCGTAAAAATCGAACCCGTAGTCGAGCATCGCAAACTCGCCGTGCTCGAACTTTCCGGTTTCGTAGTCGAGACGCCCTTCCAGATAGCCGGCCTGATGCAGGTTCAAATATTTATCCCCGTCCGGCTTCATCCCCTGCGGCGAAAGAACGAGCACGTCCCTTCCGTCCAGAGAGAACAGGTCGGGGCATTCCCACATGTAGCCGTTTCCCTCCCGGCCTCCCGCCATCACGCTTATGAAACGCCAGCTTTTCAAATCCTCCGAGCGGTAGAGCAGCGCTTGCCCCTTGTGGTCCTTCGTGCGGGAACCGAGCACGGCGTAGTACGCGCCGCCATGCCGCCATACCTTCGGGTCCCGGAAATGAAACGGGTGAATGTCGCCCTCCGGCGCCTCCGAGATGACGGGATTTTCCTTCCATTTTTCGAAACGAACGCCGTCCTCGCTGACCGCCAGGCACTGCACCTGCTTCAAATCCGCATCCCGGTCGTCCCCGGTCCAAACATTGCCCGTATAGAGAAGATGGAGCTTGCCGTCCTTCTCGATCGCGCTTCCCGAAAAACAGCCGTCGCGGTCGTAATCGTCCCCGGGCGCGAGCGCGATCGGAAGGCGGCGCCAATGGACGAGATCGGCGCTGGCGACGTGCCCCCAGTGCATATTGTCCCAAATCGGAGAGTAAGGATGATGCTGATAAAACAAATGATATTCCCCGCGGTAAAAACAGAAGCCGTTGGGGTCGTTCATCCAAAAGGCGGGCGGCGCCACGTGGTATCGGGGGCGCCACGGATCCGACGCCGCCCGGTCTCGAACGGTCCGCAGCGACCGTTCGGCCGCCGCTATCCGTTCCTGATGCTGATCGGTCATTTTGCCACACCTCTTGCCTTATTTTACTGCTCCGTCCATGACGCCTTTGATGATGTGCCGCTGCATGGCCAGATAAAAAAGAATGATCGGGATGATCGACAGAACGAGAGCGGCCATCGCTTCGCTGTAGTTGGACGTATATTTGCCGAAGAAATAGAACGTGGACAACGGCAGGGTCCGGTTCGCGTCGGAAAGCAGGACGAGCGAAGGCAGCAGGAAGTCGTTCCAGATCCACAGCACGTCCAAAATCGCGAGCGTCGTCGTTATCGGCGCCAGGATCGGGAAGACGACGCGCACGAACACCTGGATGCGGGTAGCCCCGTCGACGAACGCCGCCAGTTCGAGATCCTTCGGAATCCCTTTGATGAATCCGTGATACATGAACGTGGCCAGCGGAATGCCGAACCCGGCATAGTAAAAGCAAAGCATCCATTTGCTGTTCAGCAGGCCCAGCTCCCCGTAAATCGTGACGAACGGGATCATTAGCGACTGGAACGGAACGATCATGGACGCAACCAGCGCCATGAGCACGCCAGAGCTGAATTTCGATTTCCACCGGACGAGATAATAGGCGAGCATCGCCGCCGTCAAAATGATCAGCGCGACCGACACGACGGTCACGAGCAGTGAATTGCCGAGA
Coding sequences within it:
- a CDS encoding glycoside hydrolase family 32 protein, translating into MTDQHQERIAAAERSLRTVRDRAASDPWRPRYHVAPPAFWMNDPNGFCFYRGEYHLFYQHHPYSPIWDNMHWGHVASADLVHWRRLPIALAPGDDYDRDGCFSGSAIEKDGKLHLLYTGNVWTGDDRDADLKQVQCLAVSEDGVRFEKWKENPVISEAPEGDIHPFHFRDPKVWRHGGAYYAVLGSRTKDHKGQALLYRSEDLKSWRFISVMAGGREGNGYMWECPDLFSLDGRDVLVLSPQGMKPDGDKYLNLHQAGYLEGRLDYETGKFEHGEFAMLDYGFDFYAPQTLLDGKGRRIMIAWMAMWESEMPEQRRQWAGAMTLPRELRYERGRLLTVPVPELSALRSSPTVRERVTVEGETELPGISGDCFELELLLDVGQTKSAGVKLRVDPAAGEETVVLYDRESGKLLLDRERSGQGPGGVRRAPVMVGADGLLRLRVFVDRSSVEVFAQDGEIAMTARIYPGAGATGVRFVGDGPLRIVSLRKWELARSLNRAGEETA
- a CDS encoding carbohydrate ABC transporter permease codes for the protein MRLLKTIRSLTTFLLVLALFVLFIFPFALILINSFKTRLKVVSDPLSLPAEFNFDNYASAIRKMDFFHALGNSLLVTVVSVALIILTAAMLAYYLVRWKSKFSSGVLMALVASMIVPFQSLMIPFVTIYGELGLLNSKWMLCFYYAGFGIPLATFMYHGFIKGIPKDLELAAFVDGATRIQVFVRVVFPILAPITTTLAILDVLWIWNDFLLPSLVLLSDANRTLPLSTFYFFGKYTSNYSEAMAALVLSIIPIILFYLAMQRHIIKGVMDGAVK